A genomic region of Pogona vitticeps strain Pit_001003342236 chromosome 15, PviZW2.1, whole genome shotgun sequence contains the following coding sequences:
- the LOC110069902 gene encoding solute carrier family 22 member 6-A yields the protein MTFAQLLEQVGGMGRFQILNVLLLCFPMVFMAAHNLLQNFTAAVPGHRCWVALNDTCGRNATDGVDCPALLKAFIPAHGQRTAQKCQRFVTPQWQLLAGNSTGLEDVEAETEACLDGWVYENHTFASTVVTEWDLVCDFRTSQQMAQSIYMAGVLAGAVVFGGLSDKFGRKLLLIWSCFQMAVSGSCAAFAPSFAAYCIFRFLSGMALSGIGLNCVSLSVEWTPMRSRATVSMVTGYSYSLGQFILAGIAYAIRDWRWLQLAVSFPYFAFFLYSWWFAESARWYATAGKLDRALEELQKVARINRQKERGEKLSLEVLKASLQKEMPSADSRSSVADLVGTPMLRHITGCLCFVWFSTSFAYYGLAMDLQNFGVSLYLIQVIFGAVDIPAKLIAFLIISYLGRRLTQALSLILAGLSIVGNIFVPQDMQVLRTVFAVFGKGCLGASFNCVFLYTGELYPTVIRQTGMGFGNTMARIGGIVAPLVRMTTEYSPALPLLVYGAAPIVSGIAACFLPETLNVPLPDTIEDVEKQNLELLEKNKTGHNQSSSLDQASLHLKELKGTAENHRVQDGAEGKDAVTGVVCRSS from the exons ATGACTTTTGCTCAGCTTTTGGAGCAAGTGGGTGGCATGGGGCGCTTCCAGATCCTCAACGTGCTCTTGTTATGCTTCCCGATGGTCTTCATGGCAGCCCACAACTTGTTACAGAACTTCACGGCGGCTGTCCCCGGCCACCGCTGCTGGGTGGCCCTGAACGACACGTGTGGCCGGAATGCCACGGACGGCGTAGACTGCCCTGCTCTCCTGAAGGCCTTCATCCCAGCCCACGGCCAGCGGACGGCACAGAAATGTCAACGTTTTGTCACCCCGCAGTGGCAACTGCTGGCGGGCAATTCCACAGGTCTGGAAGACGTGGAGGCAGAGACGGAAGCTTGCCTCGACGGCTGGGTCTACGAGAACCACACTTTTGCGTCCACTGTTGTCACAGAG TGGGACCTGGTGTGTGACTTTCGAACCTCACAACAGATGGCCCAGTCGATATACATGGCAGGCGTGTTGGCGGGCGCCGTGGTGTTTGGAGGCCTCTCGGACAA GTTCGGCCGGAAACTCTTGCTCATCTGGTCATGCTTCCAGATGGCTGTTTCCGGATCCTGCGCGGCTTTTGCGCCCAGTTTTGCGGCTTACTGCATTTTCCGCTTCCTGTCCGGAATGGCGCTTTCGGGAATCGGACTGAATTGTGTCTCTCTGT CAGTGGAGTGGACTCCGATGCGTTCCCGGGCCACTGTCAGCATGGTGACAGGCTATAGCTACAGCCTCGGGCAATTCATCCTCGCGGGCATAGCTTATGCCATCCGGGACTGGCGTTGGCTTCAGCTCGCCGTATCTTTCCCGTACTTCGCCTTCTTCCTGTATAGTTG GTGGTTCGCAGAGTCGGCCCGGTGGTACGCCACGGCCGGCAAGCTCGACCGAGCCCTCGAGGAGCTGCAAAAAGTCGCACGGATCAACCGGCAAAAGGAACGAGGAGAGAAACTCAGCCTAGAG GTTTTGAAAGCCAGTTTACAGAAAGAGATGCCTTCTGCCGACTCTAGATCCTCCGTAGCTGACCTTGTGGGCACACCAATGCTGCGCCACATCACGGGCTGTCTTTGTTTCGTATG GTTCTCCACCAGCTTCGCTTATTATGGGTTGGCGATGGACCTGCAAAACTTTGGGGTCAGCCTTTACCTCATTCAAGTGATCTTCGGAGCGGTCGACATCCCAGCAAAACTCATTGCCTTCTTGATCATTTCCTATTTGGGTCGCCGGCTCACCCAGGCCCTGAGCCTTATCCTGGCAGGACTGTCCATCGTTGGCAACATCTTCGTACCTCAAG ATATGCAGGTCCTTCGGACTGTGTTTGCTGTCTTCGGGAAAGGATGTTTGGGCGCTTCCTTCAACTGTGTCTTCTTGTACACCGGAGAACTTTACCCGACTGTGATCAG GCAGACCGGGATGGGCTTTGGCAACACGATGGCACGGATCGGAGGCATTGTGGCTCCCTTGGTGAGGATGACTACCGAGTACTCCCCAGCCCTCCCGCTTCTCGTCTATGGGGCAGCCCCAATCGTTTCTGGCATTGCCGCTTGCTTCCTCCCAGAAACCTTAAATGTGCCACTTCCTGATACGATTGAAGACGTGGAAAAACA GAATCTGGAGctccttgaaaaaaataaaaccggCCACAACCAAAGCTCCAGTCTGGATCAGGCCTCTTTGCACCTGAAAGAGCTCAAAGGAACGGCTGAGAATCACCGGGTGCAGGACGGCGCAGAAGGGAAAGACGCGGTGACCGGTGTGGTCTGTCGGTCATCGTAG